The genomic stretch ACGGTGATGTCCGCGTCCGGCGCGGCCCGCTTCAGACCACGCAGGAACCGGGCACCGCCGATGCCGCCTGCCAGAACCACAATGCGCATGGAAGCAAGCATGGCAGGAGCGTCCGACAACGCGTCAGGCGGTCACGCGACCCGGACGGCCTCCGCCGCGCACCGGGTGTGCATCGGCATCTCGGTCAGGCCCGGGTAGTACACGTGCAGGCTGACGGCCGGCTGCAGCGCGTCATTGACCACCTCGTGCACGTACCCCGGCGCGAACACCCGCTGCGCGCCCGGCGCCAACGCGCGCGTGCCGCGCTCCGTGCGCTCGGTGAGCGTGCCCTCCAGGACGGTCAGCACGCCGGAGGAGGGGCCGTGGTCGTGCAGTCCGCTGCCCTGTCCGGGCACCCAGGACAGCAGCC from Streptomyces davaonensis JCM 4913 encodes the following:
- a CDS encoding cysteine dioxygenase, with amino-acid sequence MNSDSDLQIAGDILEVPHLLQPPREHPATVAEFVGLARAIAADRSQWEHLVQYDATSRWYHRLRTGPGYEVWLLSWVPGQGSGLHDHGPSSGVLTVLEGTLTERTERGTRALAPGAQRVFAPGYVHEVVNDALQPAVSLHVYYPGLTEMPMHTRCAAEAVRVA